The following coding sequences lie in one Eleginops maclovinus isolate JMC-PN-2008 ecotype Puerto Natales chromosome 21, JC_Emac_rtc_rv5, whole genome shotgun sequence genomic window:
- the arhgef4 gene encoding rho guanine nucleotide exchange factor 4 isoform X5, which yields MGVQHGRSRTQLISDGSVVYAEALWDHVTMDDQELGFKAGDVIEVVDATNKEWWWGRIMESEGWFPASFVRLRVNQDEPMEEYLAHLEGAQAGEENRAGMGMLLGPGLPCKEQMRTNVINEIMSTERDYIKHLKDICEGYIKQCRKRTDMFTEEQLRTIFGNIEEIYRFQRKFLKGLEKKFNKEQPHISEIGCCFLEHQTDFQIYSEYCNNHPNACVQLSKVMKVNKYVFFFEACRLLQKMIDISLDGFLLTPVQKICKYPLQLAELLKYTNPQHRDYKDVEAALNAMKNVARLINERKRRLENIDKIAQWQSAIEDWEGDDVLSRSSDLVFSGELSKLSQPQAKSQQRMFFLFDHQMVYCKKDLLRRDMLYYKGRMDMDHMEVIDVEDGKEKDFNISVKNALKLRSLAGDEVHLLCAKKPEQKQRWLRAFADERTQVQHDRETGFSLTEVQKKQAMLNACKSHPAGKPKAVTRPYYDFLLRQKHPSLPTAVPQQQVFMLAEPKRKTSTFWHNIGRLTPFKK from the exons ATGGGTGTCCAACATGGCAGAAGCAGAACACAG CTGATCAGCGATGGCAGCGTGGTGTACGCCGAGGCGCTCTGGGATCACGTCACCATGGACGACCAGGAGCTGGGCTTCAAGGCCGGGGACGTCATCGAGGTAGTGGATGCCACGAACAAGGAGTGGTGGTGGGGTCGCATCATGGAGAGCGAGGGCTGGTTCCCTGCCAGCTTTGTACGG TTGCGTGTGAACCAGGACGAGCCCATGGAGGAGTATCTGGCCCACCTGGAGGGGGCTCAGGCTGGAGAGGAGAACCGGGCTGGTATGGGTATGTTGCTGGGACCCGGTTTACCCTGCAAAGAACAGATGAGGACCAACGTCATCAATGAGATCATGAGCACGGAGAGAGACTACATCAAGCACCTGAAGGACATCTGTGAG gGTTACATTAAACAGTGCCGCAAGAGGACGGACATGTTCACTGAAGAGCAGCTCCGGACCATCTTTGGCAACATCGAGGAGATCTACCGGTTCCAGAGGAAGTTCCTGAAAGGTCTGGAGAAGAAGTTCAACAAGGAGCAGCCGCACATCAGTGAGATCGGCTGCTGCTTCCTGGAACAC CAAACAGATTTCCAGATCTACTCAGAGTACTGCAACAACCACCCCAACGCCTGCGTCCAGCTCTCTAAGGTCATGAAGGTCAACAAGTACGTGTTCTTCTTCGAGGCCTGCCGACTCCTCCAGAAGATGATCGACATCTCGCTGGACGGCTTCCTGCTCACTCCGGTTCAGAAGATCTGCAAGTACCCGCTGCAGCTGGCGGAGCTGCTCAAATACACCAACCCACAGCACAG GGACTACAAAGATGTGGAGGCGGCCTTAAACGCCATGAAGAACGTGGCGAGGCTCATCAACGAGCGGAAACGGCGCCTTGAGAACATCGACAAGATCGCCCAGTGGCAGAGCGCCATAGAGGACTGGGAG GGAGATGACGTCCTCAGCAGGAGCTCTGATCTCGTCTTCTCAGGAGAGTTGAGCAAGCTGTCCCAGCCTCAGGCCAAGAGTCAACAGagaatgtttttcctctttgatCATCAGATGGTGTACTGCAAAAAG GACCTGCTGAGGCGGGACATGCTGTACTACAAGGGTCGGATGGACATGGACCACATGGAGGTGATAGACGTGGAGGACGGAAAGGAGAAGGACTTCAACATCAGCGTGAAAAACGCCCTGAAGCTGCGGTCGCTGGCTGGAGACGAAGTCCACCTGCTGTGCGCCAAGAAGCCGGAGCAGAAGCAGCGCTGGCTCCGGGCCTTCGCTGACGAGAGGACTCAGGTCCAGCATGACCGCGAGACAG gCTTCTCTCTCACGGAGGTCCAGAAGAAACAGGCCATGCTTAATGCCTGTAAAAGCCATCCAGCTGGGAAACCCAAAG CAGTGACCAGGCCGTACTACGACTTCCTGCTGAGACAGAAgcacccctccctccccacgGCGGTGCCCCAGCAGCAGGTGTTCATGCTGGCCGAGCCCAAGCGCAAAACCTCCACCTTCTGGCACAACATCGGCAGACTGACACCCTTCAAGAAGTAA
- the LOC134857970 gene encoding CBY1-interacting BAR domain-containing protein 2-like — protein MTTLFSRDVQVKSMEQTVKDAEKYLGEICSLLASYTRKTAKLRDKADLLVAKLFDFSSREDPELQTGLKNLAEDLAMVQDYRQAQVERLETRVVAPLKAYGEVVKNKRADLKSFSTDLNRELKEMQKLEKIRLRNPADRQSISQAEVNAQKASNSAQRSIRQLEESIADFQRQKLEDIKRIFTDFITVEMLFHAKALEVYAHTCRNLEEMNIQKDLELFNGRIRMSDSLAGRLSPLSSSPTLTGLYPTPPLASPKGQSFRSTLASTTGQNQRHIRYPDTVRRSRSTLQRQRGMEEEEDELEVEEEDDEEDDDDDEGEEEISESEIEEEQHTGRQSYAAQYAQMRKWKK, from the exons ATGACCACCCTCTTCTCCAG GGATGTCCAGGTGAAGAGCATGGAGCAGACGGTGAAGGACGCAGAGAAGTACCTGGGCGAGATCTGCTCCCTGCTGGCCTCCTACACCAGGAAGACAGCCAAGCTCAGAGACAAGGCCGACCTGCTGGTGGCTAAGCTCTTCGACTTCTCCAGCAGAGAGGACCCCGAGCTGCAGACCGGCCTGAAGAACCTGGCTGAGGACCTGGCCATGGTGCAGGACTACAGGCAGGCCCAG GTAGAGAGACTGGAGACAAGAGTGGTCGCTCCTCTAAAAGCTTATGGAGAagtagttaaaaataaaagg GCCGATCTGAAGTCGTTCAGCACGGATCTGAACAGAGAGCTGAAGGAGAtgcagaaactggagaaaatcCGGCTGAGGAACCCGGCGGATCGACAGAGCATC TCTCAG GCAGAAGTAAATGCTCAGAAGGCGTCCAACAGTGCCCAGCGCAGCATCAGACAGCTGGAGGAGAGCATCGCAGACTTCCAGAGGCAGAAACTGGAGGATATCAAA aggaTCTTCACAGACTTCATCACAGTGGAGATGCTGTTCCACGCCAAAGCGCTGGAGGTCTACGCACACACATGCCGCAACCTGGAGGAGATGAACATCCAGAAGGATCTGGAG CTGTTCAATGGACGGATCAGGATGTCTGACTCCCTGGCTGGGCGCCTCTCTCCTCTGAGCTCCTCTCCTACCCTCACGGGCCTCTACCCAACTCCCCCTCTGGCCTCCCCCAAAGGTCAGAGCTTCAGGTCAACGCTGGCCTCCACCACGGGCCAAAACCAGAGACACATCCGGTACCCAGACACGGTCAGGAGG tCTCGCAGCACCCTACAACGCCAGAGAggcatggaggaggaggaggatgagctAGAAGTggaagaagaggatgatgaagaggatgatgatgatgatgaaggagaggaggagatttCGGAATCAGAAATAGAGGAAGAACAGCACACAGGCAGGCAGTCGTATGCTGCTCAATATGCCCAGATGCGCAAATGGAAGAAGTAA